The proteins below are encoded in one region of Streptomyces cyanogenus:
- a CDS encoding NAD(P)-dependent alcohol dehydrogenase has protein sequence MTTVAAYAAPAAKAPLERTTIERRAVGEYDVLIDIKFAGICHSDIHQVREGWGEAIFPMVPGHEIAGIVSEVGSGVTRFQVGDRVGVGCMVDSCRECENCLRGEEQYCLKGMVGTYNAVGRDGEPTYGGYSEKIVVDENYVVRIPDGLSLDVAAPLLCAGITTYSPLHRWNAGPGKKVAVVGLGGLGHMAVKIAHAMGAEVTVLSQSLRKKDDGLKLGADHYHATSDPKTFEELAGTFDLIVSTVSAPMDFGALLSLLKVDGALVNVGAPEEPIALNLFSVIGGRKTLAGSMIGGIRETQEMLDFCAEHGIGAEIELISAAEVNEAYERVLASDVRYRFVIDTATI, from the coding sequence ATGACCACTGTTGCTGCGTACGCCGCGCCCGCCGCCAAGGCCCCGCTGGAGCGGACGACCATCGAGCGACGCGCGGTCGGCGAGTACGACGTCCTGATCGACATCAAGTTCGCCGGTATCTGTCACTCCGACATCCACCAGGTCCGCGAGGGCTGGGGCGAGGCGATCTTCCCGATGGTCCCCGGCCACGAGATCGCGGGCATCGTCTCCGAGGTCGGCTCCGGCGTGACGAGGTTCCAGGTGGGCGACCGGGTGGGTGTCGGCTGCATGGTCGACTCCTGCCGCGAGTGCGAGAACTGCCTGCGAGGCGAGGAGCAGTACTGCCTCAAGGGCATGGTCGGCACCTACAACGCCGTCGGCAGGGACGGCGAGCCCACCTACGGCGGCTACTCCGAGAAGATCGTCGTCGACGAGAACTACGTCGTCCGCATCCCCGACGGCCTCTCCCTGGACGTGGCCGCGCCGCTGCTGTGCGCGGGCATCACCACCTACTCCCCGCTGCACCGCTGGAACGCGGGCCCCGGCAAGAAGGTCGCCGTCGTCGGCCTGGGCGGCCTCGGCCACATGGCCGTCAAGATCGCGCACGCCATGGGCGCCGAGGTGACGGTCCTCTCCCAGTCCCTGCGCAAGAAGGACGACGGCCTGAAGCTGGGCGCGGACCACTACCACGCCACCAGCGACCCGAAGACCTTCGAGGAGCTGGCCGGCACCTTCGACCTGATCGTCTCGACCGTGTCGGCGCCGATGGACTTCGGCGCGCTGCTGTCGCTGCTCAAGGTCGACGGCGCCCTGGTGAACGTGGGCGCGCCCGAGGAGCCCATCGCGCTCAACCTGTTCTCGGTGATCGGCGGCCGCAAGACGCTCGCCGGCTCCATGATCGGCGGTATCCGCGAGACCCAGGAGATGCTGGACTTCTGCGCCGAGCACGGCATCGGCGCAGAGATCGAGCTGATCAGCGCGGCCGAGGTCAACGAGGCGTACGAGCGGGTGCTGGCGAGCGACGTCCGCTACCGCTTCGTCATCGACACGGCCACGATCTGA
- a CDS encoding Type 1 glutamine amidotransferase-like domain-containing protein, with protein MGSPVFLIGGGWDRAEVYEPFLREVRGRRVGCLILDEGDGTAQFERYAAALRTADPGCVPVPLLVPLGARFEPEAVLDGVDGLLVCGGLTPAYQDALAECLDRLPGLLAARGVPYAGFSAGAAVAARRAVVGGWLVDGVQVCPEETGEDLAEVEVRAGLGLVPFAVDVHAAQWGTLPRLVAAVARGEAPYGVAVDENTLLAVGGDGARVSGAGRVHLVRPAPDGDGVVVRAYGAGEGFAL; from the coding sequence ATGGGGAGTCCGGTGTTTCTGATCGGTGGCGGCTGGGACCGCGCCGAGGTGTACGAACCGTTCCTGCGGGAGGTGCGCGGGCGGCGGGTCGGGTGCCTGATCCTCGACGAGGGGGACGGGACGGCGCAGTTCGAGCGGTACGCGGCGGCGCTGCGCACGGCGGATCCCGGGTGTGTGCCGGTGCCGTTGCTGGTGCCGCTCGGCGCCCGGTTCGAGCCGGAGGCCGTGCTGGACGGGGTCGACGGGCTGCTGGTGTGCGGTGGGCTCACGCCCGCGTACCAGGACGCGCTCGCGGAATGCCTGGACCGGCTGCCGGGGCTGCTGGCGGCGCGCGGTGTGCCGTACGCCGGTTTCTCCGCCGGTGCGGCGGTGGCCGCGCGGCGGGCCGTGGTCGGCGGGTGGCTGGTGGACGGGGTGCAGGTGTGCCCGGAGGAGACCGGCGAGGACCTGGCGGAGGTCGAGGTACGGGCGGGGCTCGGGCTGGTGCCGTTCGCGGTCGACGTGCACGCGGCCCAGTGGGGCACGCTGCCGCGGCTGGTGGCGGCGGTCGCGCGGGGCGAGGCGCCGTACGGGGTCGCCGTGGACGAGAACACGCTGCTCGCGGTCGGGGGCGACGGGGCCCGGGTGTCCGGGGCGGGGCGGGTGCATCTGGTGCGGCCCGCGCCGGACGGGGACGGCGTGGTGGTGCGGGCGTACGGCGCCGGGGAGGGCTTCGCCCTGTAG
- a CDS encoding M48 family metalloprotease yields MGATLRALRALVLLLGFYLLSLVLLAALIGVDVLVFSWGHGPLIAKVGFVTVLLAIPVVRGMLMLRTPKGEDGPGIPVTEADEPRLWALVRELAAAAGTRGPDRILLTGEVNAAVSEDPRLLGLFAGPRRLYLGVPLLTGLTEAQLRSVLAHEFGHFTGGDTRLSALVVRGRVQIGRVIGQFHAKADDKVAADRARQERASAKRVAKGKKAKQVDTTGVGATYRTMAKIYTAYGKFYLRASLSTARGQEFAADLTAARIAGRDATASALREIPVLSASHDFYLESYATLGLQARLLPPRGEFFGGFGRLLTARELELVNLRTELPEEPAGPYDSHPPIAERVRRIEALPADGRADEAKGAALALLTDPARTLAALEDAVLADELLRYPRAAGWEELLDASMAAGLSTAQTPLHRALAGYTGQPATLSALLEVIDDGRLWRVAEQLPLSEEAAAAKGRAFREFVRPVLRRSLRTMVLAEFSSRSLLHWEFSWTHPASVRLPGWGSETEDDGPEAALEEAVEAALADHPDTTRLRALLPPATQHA; encoded by the coding sequence ATGGGCGCAACTCTGCGCGCGCTGCGCGCCCTCGTCCTGCTGCTCGGCTTCTACCTGCTGAGCCTCGTCCTGCTCGCCGCGCTGATCGGCGTCGACGTCCTCGTGTTCAGCTGGGGACACGGCCCGCTCATCGCGAAGGTCGGCTTCGTCACGGTGCTGCTGGCCATCCCCGTCGTCCGCGGCATGCTCATGCTGCGCACGCCCAAGGGCGAGGACGGCCCCGGCATCCCGGTCACCGAGGCCGACGAGCCCCGGCTGTGGGCGCTGGTCCGGGAGCTGGCCGCGGCGGCCGGCACCCGTGGCCCCGACCGGATCCTGCTCACCGGCGAGGTCAACGCGGCCGTCAGCGAGGATCCGCGGCTGCTCGGCCTGTTCGCCGGCCCGCGCCGCCTCTACCTCGGCGTCCCGCTGCTGACGGGTCTGACCGAGGCCCAGCTGAGGTCCGTACTCGCCCACGAGTTCGGGCACTTCACCGGTGGGGACACCCGGCTGTCCGCGCTCGTCGTGCGCGGGCGGGTGCAGATCGGCCGGGTCATCGGCCAGTTCCACGCCAAGGCGGACGACAAGGTGGCCGCCGACCGGGCCCGGCAGGAGAGGGCGTCCGCCAAGCGGGTCGCCAAGGGCAAGAAGGCCAAGCAGGTCGACACGACCGGCGTCGGGGCGACGTACCGGACGATGGCGAAGATCTACACCGCGTACGGCAAGTTCTACCTGCGCGCCTCGCTGTCCACCGCGCGCGGCCAGGAGTTCGCCGCCGACCTGACCGCCGCCCGGATCGCCGGACGTGACGCGACCGCGTCGGCGCTGCGCGAGATCCCGGTGCTGTCCGCCTCCCACGACTTCTACCTGGAGTCCTACGCCACCCTGGGCCTGCAGGCCCGGCTGCTGCCCCCGCGCGGCGAGTTCTTCGGCGGCTTCGGCCGGCTGCTGACGGCCCGTGAGCTGGAGCTGGTGAACCTCCGCACGGAGCTGCCGGAGGAGCCGGCGGGGCCGTACGACTCCCACCCGCCGATCGCCGAGCGGGTACGCCGGATCGAGGCGCTGCCCGCCGACGGCCGCGCCGACGAGGCCAAGGGAGCGGCGCTGGCCCTGCTGACCGACCCGGCGCGCACGCTGGCCGCCCTGGAGGACGCGGTCCTGGCCGACGAGCTGCTCCGCTACCCGCGCGCGGCCGGCTGGGAGGAACTGCTGGACGCCTCGATGGCGGCCGGCCTGTCGACGGCGCAGACCCCGCTGCACCGGGCGCTGGCCGGCTACACCGGGCAGCCGGCGACGCTGTCGGCGCTGCTGGAGGTCATCGACGACGGCCGGTTGTGGCGGGTGGCGGAACAGCTGCCGCTGTCGGAGGAGGCGGCGGCCGCGAAGGGGCGGGCGTTCCGCGAGTTCGTACGGCCCGTGCTGCGCCGCTCGCTGCGCACCATGGTGCTGGCCGAGTTCAGCTCCCGTTCGCTGCTGCACTGGGAGTTCTCCTGGACGCACCCGGCGTCGGTGCGGCTGCCCGGCTGGGGCTCGGAGACGGAGGACGACGGTCCCGAGGCGGCGCTGGAGGAGGCCGTGGAGGCGGCGCTCGCCGACCACCCCGACACGACGCGGCTGCGGGCGCTGCTGCCGCCGGCGACCCAGCACGCCTGA
- a CDS encoding cystathionine gamma-synthase: MSDRHISQHFETLAIHAGNTADPLTGAVVPPIYQVSTYKQDGVGGLRGGYEYSRSANPTRTALEENLAALEGGRRGLAFASGLAAEDTLLRTLLTPGDHVVIPNDAYGGTFRLFAKVATRWGVEWSVADTSDPAAVRAAITPKTKAVWVETPSNPLLGITDIAAVAQVAHDAGAKLVVDNTFATPYLQQPLSLGADVVVHSLTKYMGGHSDVVGGALIVSDPGLGEELAYHQNAMGAVAGPFDSWLVLRGTKTLAVRMDRHSENAAKIADMLTRHPRVSGVCYPGLPEHPGHDVAVKQMKAFGGMVSFRVEGGEQAAIDVCNRAKVFTLGESLGGVESLIEHPGRMTHASAAGSALEVPADLVRLSVGIENVDDLLEDLQQALG, from the coding sequence ATGAGTGACAGGCACATCAGTCAGCACTTCGAGACCCTCGCGATCCACGCGGGCAACACCGCGGATCCCCTCACCGGCGCGGTCGTCCCGCCGATCTACCAGGTTTCGACCTACAAGCAGGACGGCGTCGGCGGGCTGCGCGGCGGCTACGAGTACAGCCGCAGCGCCAATCCGACCCGCACCGCCCTGGAGGAGAACCTCGCCGCGCTGGAGGGCGGCCGCCGCGGCCTCGCCTTCGCGTCCGGCCTGGCGGCCGAGGACACCCTGCTGCGTACGCTGCTCACCCCCGGCGACCACGTGGTGATCCCCAACGACGCCTACGGCGGCACCTTCCGGCTCTTCGCCAAGGTCGCCACCCGCTGGGGCGTGGAGTGGTCGGTCGCCGACACCAGCGACCCCGCCGCCGTCCGCGCCGCGATCACCCCGAAGACCAAGGCGGTCTGGGTGGAGACCCCCTCCAACCCGCTGCTCGGCATCACCGACATCGCCGCGGTCGCTCAGGTCGCCCACGACGCGGGCGCCAAGCTGGTCGTCGACAACACCTTCGCCACCCCCTACCTCCAGCAGCCGCTCTCGCTCGGCGCCGACGTGGTCGTGCACTCCCTGACCAAGTACATGGGCGGCCACTCGGACGTGGTCGGCGGTGCGCTGATCGTCTCCGACCCGGGCCTCGGCGAGGAGCTGGCCTACCACCAGAACGCGATGGGCGCCGTCGCCGGCCCCTTCGACTCCTGGCTGGTGCTGCGCGGCACCAAGACCCTCGCGGTGCGCATGGACCGGCACAGCGAGAACGCCGCGAAGATCGCCGACATGCTGACCCGGCACCCGCGGGTGAGCGGCGTGTGCTACCCGGGGCTGCCCGAGCACCCCGGCCACGACGTCGCCGTCAAGCAGATGAAGGCGTTCGGCGGCATGGTGTCGTTCCGGGTCGAGGGCGGCGAGCAGGCCGCGATCGACGTGTGCAACCGCGCCAAGGTGTTCACCCTGGGCGAGTCCCTCGGCGGCGTCGAGTCCCTCATCGAGCACCCCGGCCGGATGACGCACGCCTCCGCGGCCGGCTCCGCGCTGGAGGTCCCGGCCGACCTGGTCCGCCTGTCCGTCGGCATCGAGAACGTCGACGACCTGCTGGAGGACCTCCAGCAGGCCCTCGGCTGA
- a CDS encoding sigma factor-like helix-turn-helix DNA-binding protein, whose product MRDRQAARDARRAREFEAFAAGASGRLLHAATLLTAEAPDANPRARRLLTLALAHTYARWDRLRGEDPYDCARQYLATRFARTTWHRYGALGRARPDPRSPLAALTPRERLVLVLRLYEGVAEEQTAALLGLPVERVHTICDRATATVLHPARPAARPANPKTALS is encoded by the coding sequence GTGCGTGATCGGCAAGCGGCCCGCGATGCCCGCCGGGCCAGGGAGTTCGAGGCGTTCGCCGCGGGCGCGTCCGGGCGCCTGCTGCACGCCGCCACGCTGCTCACCGCGGAGGCGCCGGACGCCAACCCGCGCGCGCGGCGCCTGCTGACGCTGGCGCTCGCCCACACCTACGCCCGCTGGGACCGGCTGCGCGGCGAGGACCCGTACGACTGCGCCCGCCAGTACCTCGCCACGCGCTTCGCGCGCACGACCTGGCACCGGTACGGCGCCCTCGGCCGCGCCCGGCCGGATCCGCGCAGTCCGCTCGCCGCGCTCACGCCGCGGGAACGACTGGTCCTCGTCCTGCGGCTCTACGAGGGTGTGGCCGAGGAACAGACGGCGGCCCTGCTCGGCCTGCCCGTGGAACGCGTCCACACCATCTGCGACCGCGCCACGGCCACCGTGCTCCACCCGGCCCGCCCCGCGGCCCGCCCGGCGAACCCGAAGACGGCACTGTCATGA
- a CDS encoding MarR family winged helix-turn-helix transcriptional regulator, producing the protein MSMDMTTVGDTGLLDTLQHEVAVFARRAEQTRLGGVGQVRNSMDRAAYLLLNRLDKEGPMGVKALAASMGIDSSTVTRQVAPLVDTGLVKRTSHPEDGRAVVLQLSPRGAARLEEVRSSRRQLMAELTHDWAPEEREQFCTLLTRFNVALSARMSVQGVPVAEQPPAS; encoded by the coding sequence ATGTCGATGGACATGACGACCGTCGGTGACACCGGTCTCCTCGACACCCTCCAGCACGAGGTGGCGGTGTTCGCCCGCCGTGCCGAACAGACCCGGCTCGGCGGCGTCGGCCAGGTGCGCAACTCCATGGACCGCGCCGCGTACCTGCTGCTCAACCGCCTCGACAAGGAAGGCCCGATGGGCGTCAAGGCCCTCGCGGCGAGCATGGGCATCGACTCCTCGACGGTGACCCGGCAGGTGGCGCCCCTGGTCGACACCGGGCTCGTCAAGCGCACGTCGCACCCGGAGGACGGGCGTGCGGTGGTGCTCCAGCTGTCGCCGCGCGGTGCCGCCCGGCTGGAGGAGGTGCGCTCGTCCCGGCGTCAGCTCATGGCCGAGCTGACACACGACTGGGCGCCGGAGGAGCGCGAGCAGTTCTGCACGCTCCTCACCCGCTTCAATGTCGCGCTGTCCGCGCGGATGTCGGTACAGGGCGTGCCGGTGGCGGAGCAGCCGCCGGCCTCCTGA
- the ilvA gene encoding threonine ammonia-lyase produces the protein MSYRTADSLRSVTLDDVRGAQKMLSGIARVTAMEGSRHLSQLVGAPVHLKCENLQRTGSFKLRGAYVRIAGLLPEERAAGVVAASAGNHAQGVALASSLLGVHSTVFMPKGAPLPKISATRDYGAEVRLHGQVVDETLHAAQEYAAETGAVFIHPFDHPDVIAGQGTVGLEILEQCPEVRTIVVGMGGGGLAAGIAVAVKALRPDVRIVGVQAEGAACYPPSLAAGRPVSLENPATMADGIKVGRPGLVPFGIVGELVDEVRTVSEDQLSAALLLCLERAKLVVEPAGASPVAALLAAPDAFEGPVVAVLSGGNVDPVLMQRVLRHGMAAQGRYLAVRLRLTDRPGALATLLGVLSAVDANVLDVSHVRTDPRLGLTEAEVELHLETKGPAHCTEVGQSLRDAGYTVIG, from the coding sequence ATGAGCTACCGCACGGCCGACTCCTTGCGCTCCGTGACCCTCGACGACGTGCGGGGCGCCCAGAAGATGCTCTCGGGCATCGCGCGCGTGACCGCGATGGAAGGCAGCCGGCACCTGTCCCAGCTGGTGGGGGCGCCGGTGCACCTCAAGTGCGAGAACCTGCAGCGGACCGGCTCCTTCAAACTGCGCGGCGCCTATGTGCGGATCGCCGGGCTGCTGCCGGAGGAGCGGGCGGCCGGCGTGGTGGCCGCGAGCGCCGGCAACCACGCGCAGGGCGTGGCGCTGGCCTCCTCGCTGCTGGGCGTGCACTCCACGGTGTTCATGCCGAAGGGCGCACCGCTGCCGAAGATCAGCGCGACCCGGGACTACGGTGCCGAGGTGCGCCTGCACGGCCAGGTGGTCGACGAGACGCTGCACGCCGCCCAGGAGTACGCCGCCGAGACGGGCGCGGTGTTCATCCACCCCTTCGACCATCCCGACGTCATCGCCGGTCAGGGCACGGTCGGCCTGGAGATCCTGGAGCAGTGCCCGGAGGTGCGGACGATCGTCGTCGGCATGGGCGGCGGCGGACTCGCGGCCGGTATCGCGGTGGCGGTGAAGGCACTGCGGCCGGACGTCCGGATCGTCGGCGTGCAGGCGGAGGGGGCCGCCTGCTATCCGCCGTCGCTGGCCGCCGGCCGCCCGGTGTCGCTGGAGAACCCGGCGACGATGGCCGACGGCATCAAGGTGGGGCGGCCGGGCCTGGTGCCGTTCGGGATCGTCGGCGAGCTGGTCGACGAGGTGCGCACGGTCAGCGAGGACCAGCTGTCGGCGGCGCTGCTGCTCTGCCTGGAGCGGGCCAAGCTGGTCGTGGAACCGGCCGGGGCCAGCCCGGTCGCCGCGCTGCTGGCCGCGCCGGACGCCTTCGAGGGCCCGGTGGTCGCGGTGCTCTCCGGCGGCAACGTCGACCCGGTGCTGATGCAGCGGGTGCTGCGGCACGGCATGGCCGCGCAGGGTCGCTACCTGGCCGTACGGCTGCGGCTGACGGACCGGCCGGGCGCGCTCGCCACCCTCCTCGGGGTGCTGTCGGCGGTCGACGCGAACGTCCTCGACGTGAGCCACGTCCGTACCGACCCCCGGCTCGGGCTCACCGAGGCCGAGGTGGAGCTGCACCTGGAGACGAAGGGCCCGGCGCACTGCACCGAGGTCGGCCAGTCCCTGCGCGACGCCGGTTACACGGTCATCGGCTGA
- a CDS encoding ATP-binding cassette domain-containing protein produces MPGAIYAEGLVKTFGDVRALDGVDLDVPEGTVLGLLGPNGAGKTTTVRCLTTLLRPDSGKAVVAGVDVLRHPDTVRRSIDLSGQFAAVDEYLTGRENLQMVGQLYQMKAKAARARAAELLDQFNLADAADRPAKTYSGGMRRRLDLAAALVVSPPVMFMDEPTTGLDPRNRQQLWEVIKQLVSGGTTLLLTTQYLEEADHLAHDIAVVDHGRVIAQGTSDQLKARTGGERVEVVVHEREHMATAVEVLRGFGKGETTVEEHTRRLTVPVTGGAKLLAEVIRELDARGIEMDDIGLRRPTLDDVFLSLTGHAAETTAKDEQSGKQNGKEAVK; encoded by the coding sequence ATGCCAGGCGCCATCTATGCCGAGGGCTTGGTGAAGACCTTCGGCGACGTAAGGGCACTGGACGGCGTCGACCTCGATGTGCCCGAGGGCACGGTCCTCGGCCTGCTCGGGCCGAACGGCGCCGGCAAGACGACGACCGTCCGCTGCCTGACGACCCTGCTGCGCCCCGACAGCGGCAAGGCGGTCGTCGCGGGCGTCGACGTGCTGCGGCACCCCGACACGGTGCGCCGCTCCATAGACCTGTCCGGCCAGTTCGCGGCGGTCGACGAGTACCTGACCGGCCGGGAGAACCTGCAGATGGTCGGACAGCTCTACCAGATGAAGGCGAAGGCCGCCCGGGCCCGCGCGGCGGAACTGCTGGACCAGTTCAACCTCGCCGACGCCGCGGACCGCCCCGCCAAGACCTACTCCGGAGGCATGCGCCGCCGGCTGGACCTCGCCGCCGCCCTCGTGGTCTCCCCGCCGGTGATGTTCATGGACGAACCCACGACGGGCCTCGACCCGCGCAACCGCCAGCAGCTGTGGGAGGTCATCAAACAGCTCGTCTCCGGCGGTACGACGCTGCTGCTGACCACGCAGTACCTGGAGGAGGCCGACCACCTGGCCCACGACATCGCGGTCGTCGACCACGGCCGGGTCATCGCCCAGGGCACCTCCGACCAGCTCAAGGCCCGCACCGGCGGCGAGCGCGTCGAGGTCGTGGTGCACGAACGGGAGCACATGGCGACCGCCGTGGAGGTGCTGCGCGGCTTCGGCAAGGGCGAGACCACGGTCGAGGAGCACACCCGCAGGCTCACGGTGCCCGTCACCGGCGGCGCCAAGCTGCTCGCCGAGGTCATCCGTGAGCTGGACGCGCGGGGGATCGAGATGGACGACATCGGCCTGCGCCGCCCCACCCTCGACGACGTCTTCCTCTCCCTGACCGGACACGCGGCCGAGACCACCGCCAAGGACGAGCAGTCCGGCAAGCAGAACGGCAAGGAGGCCGTGAAATGA
- a CDS encoding ABC transporter permease, whose translation MSTVTEAVPATAPGNPFGRSVRDSLIVAKRNLIRMSRIPEMLIFGLIQPIMFVVLFTYVFGGSMKIGTSTSALDYKNFLMAGIFAQTVTFATASSGAGIADDMHKGLIDRFRSLPMARGAVLTGRTLADLVQTALTLLVLAVVALLVGWRAGSDGHTNAGKVLAAFALLLLLGYAFTWIGALIGLTVRTPEAATSGGLIWLFPVTFISKAFVDTGNMTPWLRHIAEWNPFSATVQATRVLFANPGQSASGAWPMEHPVWASLIWSVLIIVVFRTLAVRKYRSATA comes from the coding sequence ATGAGCACCGTCACCGAGGCCGTGCCCGCCACGGCGCCCGGCAACCCCTTCGGCCGGTCCGTCCGCGACTCGCTGATCGTTGCCAAACGCAATCTGATCCGGATGTCCCGCATCCCCGAAATGCTGATCTTCGGACTGATCCAGCCCATCATGTTCGTGGTGCTGTTCACCTACGTGTTCGGCGGCTCCATGAAGATCGGTACCAGCACCAGCGCGCTCGACTACAAGAACTTCCTGATGGCCGGCATCTTCGCGCAGACCGTCACCTTCGCCACCGCCAGCTCCGGCGCCGGCATCGCCGACGACATGCACAAGGGCCTCATCGACCGCTTCCGCTCCCTGCCCATGGCACGCGGTGCGGTGCTGACCGGACGCACCCTCGCCGACCTGGTGCAGACGGCGCTCACCCTGCTGGTCCTCGCCGTGGTCGCGCTGCTCGTCGGCTGGCGGGCCGGCTCCGACGGCCACACCAACGCCGGCAAGGTCCTCGCCGCCTTCGCCCTGCTGCTCCTGCTCGGCTACGCGTTCACCTGGATCGGCGCGCTGATCGGTCTCACCGTCCGCACCCCGGAGGCGGCCACCTCCGGCGGGCTGATCTGGCTGTTCCCGGTGACCTTCATATCCAAGGCCTTCGTGGACACCGGCAACATGACGCCGTGGCTGCGGCACATCGCGGAGTGGAACCCGTTCAGCGCCACCGTGCAGGCGACCCGCGTGCTGTTCGCCAACCCCGGGCAGTCCGCCTCGGGTGCCTGGCCGATGGAGCACCCGGTGTGGGCCTCGCTGATCTGGTCGGTCCTGATCATCGTGGTCTTCCGCACCCTCGCGGTGCGCAAGTACCGCTCCGCGACCGCCTGA
- the greA gene encoding transcription elongation factor GreA, giving the protein MTQTSENVTWLTQEAYNKLKDELEYLTGPARTEIAAKIAAAREEGDLRENGGYHAAKEEQGKQELRVRQLTQLLENAKVGEPPAANGAVAPGMVVTIAFDGDEDDTLTFLLASREYASADIETYSPQSPLGSGVIGHKVGEDAEYELPNGKKASVRILKAEPYTG; this is encoded by the coding sequence GTGACCCAGACCAGCGAGAACGTCACCTGGCTGACCCAGGAGGCGTACAACAAGCTCAAGGACGAGCTTGAGTACCTTACTGGTCCTGCGCGCACGGAGATCGCCGCCAAGATCGCGGCCGCGCGCGAGGAGGGCGACCTGCGCGAGAACGGCGGGTACCACGCGGCCAAGGAGGAGCAGGGCAAGCAGGAGCTGCGTGTGCGCCAGCTGACCCAGCTCCTCGAGAACGCCAAGGTCGGCGAGCCGCCGGCCGCGAACGGTGCCGTCGCGCCGGGCATGGTCGTCACGATCGCCTTCGACGGTGACGAGGACGACACGCTGACGTTCCTGCTCGCCTCGCGCGAGTACGCGAGCGCCGACATCGAGACGTACTCCCCGCAGTCCCCGCTCGGCTCGGGCGTCATCGGCCACAAGGTCGGCGAGGACGCGGAGTACGAGCTGCCGAACGGCAAGAAGGCCTCGGTGCGGATCCTGAAGGCCGAGCCGTACACGGGCTGA
- a CDS encoding DUF4307 domain-containing protein translates to MSTASTRLPEGRYGRSSDQRADRKLRIAGSVLGAVLLALIGYFAYHYVAQNEISAEVITFKASDDAVRVHLEVRKDAGASGYCTLRSQSADGAEVGRADFRFSGPATRIDKVVTLRTTAQGTTAELLGCHAG, encoded by the coding sequence ATGAGTACCGCGAGCACGCGGCTGCCCGAGGGCCGCTACGGCCGTTCCTCGGATCAGCGCGCCGACCGCAAGCTCAGGATCGCAGGCTCGGTGCTGGGCGCGGTCCTGCTCGCACTGATCGGCTATTTCGCCTACCACTACGTCGCCCAGAACGAGATCAGCGCCGAGGTCATCACCTTCAAGGCCTCCGACGACGCGGTCAGGGTGCATCTGGAGGTCCGCAAGGACGCCGGTGCCTCCGGCTACTGCACCCTGCGCTCCCAGTCGGCCGACGGCGCCGAGGTGGGGCGGGCCGACTTCCGCTTCTCCGGGCCGGCCACCCGGATCGACAAGGTCGTCACGCTGCGTACGACCGCGCAGGGGACGACGGCCGAGCTGCTGGGCTGTCACGCCGGCTGA
- the mca gene encoding mycothiol conjugate amidase Mca encodes MTDQLRLMAVHAHPDDESSKGAATMAKYVSEGVDVLVVTCTGGERGSILNPKLQGDTYIEEHIHEVRRKEMDEAREILGVKQEWLGFVDSGLPEGDPLPPLPEGCFALEDVDKAAGELVKQIRSFRPQVITTYDENGGYPHPDHIMTHKISMVAFEGAADTEKYPEAEFGPAYQPLKLYYNQGFNRPRTEALHQAMLDRGLDSPYGEWLKRWSEMERTERTLTTHIPCADFFEIRDKALIAHATQIDPDGGWFKVPLELQKEVWPTEEYELAKSLVDTSIPEDDLFAGIRDNA; translated from the coding sequence TTGACTGACCAGCTGCGACTGATGGCCGTTCACGCGCACCCCGACGACGAGTCGAGCAAGGGCGCGGCCACCATGGCGAAGTACGTGTCCGAGGGGGTGGACGTGCTGGTGGTGACCTGCACCGGCGGAGAGCGTGGGTCCATCCTCAATCCCAAGCTGCAGGGCGACACCTACATCGAGGAGCACATCCACGAGGTGCGCCGCAAGGAGATGGACGAGGCCCGGGAGATCCTCGGCGTCAAGCAGGAATGGCTCGGCTTCGTCGACTCCGGGCTGCCGGAGGGCGACCCGCTGCCGCCGCTGCCCGAGGGCTGCTTCGCCCTGGAGGACGTCGACAAGGCGGCCGGCGAGCTGGTGAAGCAGATCCGCTCCTTCCGCCCGCAGGTGATCACCACCTACGACGAGAACGGCGGCTACCCGCACCCCGACCACATCATGACCCACAAGATCTCCATGGTGGCGTTCGAGGGCGCGGCGGACACCGAGAAGTACCCCGAGGCCGAGTTCGGGCCCGCCTACCAGCCGCTGAAGCTCTACTACAACCAGGGCTTCAACCGCCCGCGCACCGAGGCGCTCCACCAGGCCATGCTCGACCGCGGCCTGGACTCGCCGTACGGCGAGTGGCTCAAGCGGTGGAGCGAGATGGAGCGCACCGAGCGCACCCTGACCACCCACATCCCGTGCGCGGACTTCTTCGAGATCCGCGACAAGGCGCTGATCGCCCACGCCACGCAGATCGATCCCGACGGCGGCTGGTTCAAGGTGCCGCTGGAGCTCCAGAAGGAGGTCTGGCCCACGGAGGAGTACGAGCTGGCGAAGTCCCTCGTCGACACCTCCATCCCCGAGGACGACCTCTTCGCGGGCATCCGGGACAATGCCTGA